The following are encoded in a window of Oncorhynchus mykiss isolate Arlee chromosome 11, USDA_OmykA_1.1, whole genome shotgun sequence genomic DNA:
- the LOC110535964 gene encoding uncharacterized protein LOC110535964, with protein MDIAYTMLKFKFGLLIFFAVICLYWTWSIYIKLNTDKYPAKTHWQILISDQTITPIKDTKHLMVSAYKDHRVDGAIRIISIIRRGDLQPLHCFFCGGHGCFPASVAQVEMHSDHFGFPFVTTDVLCQSPSMYNVTHVTISIHSDIKANQNQHFLSIQNKELREEKIFPYNFTVCISNLFGGYNNVLQFVQTMEMYKLLGVQRVVIYNTSCGQDLEPVLVHYREEGILEIVEWPIDQFLNPSKGWRFEEHKGDLHYYGQLTTLNECIYRYMYQSKYVLLHDIDEIVMPYQHANLHLLLEDLQYQHPRVGVFVIENHIFPKNHYEDSGKFKLPQWREIPGINILEHIYREPSREAVINPTKLIVNPRHVVQTSVHSVLKTLGETSWVPPDVCRLIHVRVPLQGSLTKDQLLVDKKLWEYEKELVQNVDNTLRKSGLLL; from the coding sequence ATGGACATAGCCTACACTATGCTGAAATTTAAGTTTGGTCTTCTAATATTCTTTGCAGTGATATGTTTATATTGGACATGGTCCATATATATCAAATTGAATACAGACAAATACCCTGCAAAAACACATTGGCAAATTCTCATAAGTGATCAAACAATAACTCCGATTAAAGACACTAAGCATTTAATGGTGTCTGCCTACAAAGACCACAGAGTGGATGGAGCAATCCGTATCATTAGTATAATCAGAAGAGGTGATCTCCAGCCACTTCATTGTTTTTTCTGTGGTGGACATGGCTGCTTTCCTGCCTCAGTGGCACAGGTGGAGATGCACAGTGACCATTTTGGATTCCCATTTGTGACCACAGATGTGCTGTGCCAGAGTCCATCTATGTATAATGTGACACATGTCACTATATCAATACATTCAGATATCAAAGCCAACCAAAACCAGCACTTCCTGTCCATACAAAACAAAGAACTGAGAGAGGAGAAGATATTTCCATACAACTTTACAGTGTGCATTTCCAACCTTTTCGGGGGCTACAACAATGTCCTGCAGTTTGTTCAAACTATGGAGATGTACAAACTCCTTGGGGTGCAGAGAGTGGTTATCTATAACACCAGCTGTGGTCAGGACTTGGAACCAGTGTTAGTTCACTACAGGGAAGAGGGTATACTGGAAATAGTAGAATGGCCGATTGATCAGTTCCTCAACCCATCCAAAGGCTGGAGGTTTGAGGAGCACAAAGGAGATCTCCACTACTATGGGCAGCTGACCACTCTGAATGAATGCATCTATAGATACATGTACCAGTCAAAGTATGTACTTCTTCATGACATTGATGAGATCGTGATGCCTTACCAACATGCCAATTTGCATCTACTGCTGGAGGACCTTCAATACCAGCACCCCAGAGTAGGAGTCTTTGTCATCGAGAACCACATATTCCCCAAAAACCATTACGAAGACAGTGGCAAGTTTAAACTGCCACAATGGAGGGAAATTCCAGGGATCAATATCCTGGAGCATATTTACAGAGAACCCTCGAGAGAAGCTGTTATCAACCCTACCAAACTGATTGTCAACCCTAGACATGTAGTACAAACATCTGTTCACTCTGTGCTGAAGACTTTAGGGGAGACCTCCTGGGTACCACCTGATGTGTGTCGGCTAATACACGTCAGAGTTCCCCTGCAAGGGAGCCTCACTAAAGATCAGCTGCTTGTGGACAAAAAGCTGTGGGAATATGAAAAGGAGCTAGTTCAAAATGTTGACAACACTTTAAGGAAATCTGGACTGTTGCTTTGA